From Etheostoma cragini isolate CJK2018 chromosome 1, CSU_Ecrag_1.0, whole genome shotgun sequence, a single genomic window includes:
- the rnaset2 gene encoding ribonuclease T2, translating to MRLCSFLLPCLAAALSSAFVISPPHMWTKLILTHHWPSTFCSMEHPVCHPNISYWTLHGLWPDKGIDCNSSWHFNSSQIEDLLPDMKKSWPDLLNPLSASFWKYEWHKHGTCAAKAPSLNSQHKYFSKALELYHKLDLDSILKKFDIIPSEKYYKLSQIEEVIENFYSVKPKIQCVHPSKNADFQILGQIEICFNPDFTLLDCEKQCTIETTSKGDWDNPVAVNKASGFSVCDHDMPVYYPPLP from the exons ATGAGgctctgctcttttcttttgcCCTGCTTGGCAGCAGCCCTGTCATCTGCATTTGTGATTTCACCTCC ACACATGTGGACCAAACTGATCCTAACCCACCACTGGCCCAGCACCTTCTGTAGT ATGGAACACCCAGTATGCCATCCCAACATTAGCTACTGGACACTACATGGACTctg GCCAGATAAAGGGATTGACTGCAATTCATCGTGGCATTTCAACTCTTCTCAAATAGAG GACCTTCTTCCAGACATGAAAAAGAGTTGGCCTGACTTGCTTAACCCCTTGTCTGCTTCCTTCTG GAAGTATGAGTGGCACAAACATGGTACTTGTGCAGCCAAAGCACCTTCCCTGAATAGTCAACATAAATACTTCAGCAAAGCACTGGAACTATACCATAAATTGGATTTGGACAG CATCCTGAAGAAGTTTGACATCATCCCTTCAGAAAAATACTACAAA CTATCACAAATTGAAGAAGTCATAGAGAACTTCTACAGCGTCAAACCTAAGATCCAATGTGTCCATCCATCAAAG AATGCTGATTTCCAGATTTTGGGGCAGATTGAGATCTGTTTTAACCCTGACTTCACCCTCCTGGACTGTGAGAAACAGTGTACAATTGAGACAACATCTAAGGGAGACTGGGACAATCCTGTTGCGGTTAACAAGGCATCTGGGTTCAGTGTGTGTGACCATGATATGCCAGTTTACTACCCACCTCTTCCataa